In the genome of Polaribacter sp. MED152, one region contains:
- the hemA gene encoding glutamyl-tRNA reductase — protein sequence MLETAKTHFYNIGVSYKKADANTRGKFSLSKDNQAALLELAKAKNFEGVFILSTCNRTEISGFAEHPYQLIQLLCHFSEGTVEEFASISNVYKNQDAVHHLFRIGTGLESQILGDYEIVGQLRQAFKMAKLHKTTNAYLERLVNSVLQASKKVKNDTRLSSGTTSVSYAAVQYIIKNLPDYNSKNILVFGLGKMGKHTCKNLAEYTQNKSVCLVNRTEEKAAEFVKEHHSIRKSVIENLTEEVNNADVLIVSTGADKPTITKQYISGDKELLILDLSMPENVAKDVTDFDNISLVNVDELSKITDETLAARKQEIPKAEAIIEKHKSEFNDWLNHRRFTPAIAALKQSLETIKNDEINFQRKKIADFDESQAEIVTSRFIQKITTQFVKHLKDEETSVAQSLEVINKVFQS from the coding sequence ATGTTAGAAACAGCGAAAACACATTTTTACAATATTGGCGTCAGTTATAAAAAAGCAGATGCAAATACTCGTGGTAAGTTCTCTTTATCTAAAGATAATCAGGCTGCGTTATTGGAATTAGCTAAGGCTAAAAACTTTGAAGGTGTTTTCATTTTATCTACCTGTAACAGAACCGAAATTTCTGGTTTCGCAGAACATCCTTACCAATTAATTCAATTATTGTGTCATTTCTCTGAAGGTACAGTAGAGGAATTTGCTTCTATTTCTAATGTGTATAAAAATCAGGATGCAGTGCATCACTTATTTAGAATAGGTACTGGTTTAGAAAGTCAAATTTTAGGAGATTATGAAATTGTAGGGCAATTAAGGCAAGCTTTTAAAATGGCCAAATTGCATAAAACTACGAATGCATACTTAGAAAGATTGGTAAATAGTGTGCTACAGGCAAGTAAAAAAGTAAAGAACGATACTCGTTTAAGTTCTGGAACTACATCTGTTTCTTATGCAGCTGTGCAGTATATCATTAAAAATTTACCAGATTACAATTCGAAAAATATATTAGTTTTTGGATTGGGAAAAATGGGAAAACATACTTGTAAAAATTTAGCAGAGTATACACAAAACAAATCTGTTTGTTTGGTGAATAGAACAGAAGAAAAAGCTGCTGAGTTTGTAAAAGAACATCATTCTATAAGAAAATCGGTTATAGAAAATTTAACAGAAGAAGTAAATAATGCAGATGTATTAATTGTTTCTACTGGTGCAGATAAACCAACTATTACAAAGCAATATATTTCAGGTGATAAAGAATTATTAATTTTAGATTTATCAATGCCAGAAAATGTAGCGAAAGATGTTACTGATTTCGACAATATTTCTTTGGTAAATGTAGATGAACTATCTAAAATTACAGATGAAACTTTGGCAGCTCGAAAACAAGAAATACCAAAAGCAGAGGCAATTATAGAAAAACATAAATCTGAATTTAATGATTGGTTAAATCATAGAAGATTTACGCCAGCCATTGCAGCTTTAAAACAATCATTAGAAACTATTAAAAACGATGAAATTAACTTTCAAAGGAAAAAAATAGCAGATTTTGATGAAAGTCAAGCAGAAATAGTAACTTCACGATTCATACAAAAAATAACAACTCAATTTGTGAAACACTTAAAAGATGAAGAAACATCTGTTGCACAAAGTTTAGAGGTCATCAATAAGGTTTTTCAATCTTAA
- the hemB gene encoding porphobilinogen synthase — MFRTRRLRKTEGIRRLVKETKLSVDDFIYPLFIEEGENIETEIVSMPGIKRYSLDTISKELDEVVSLNIPAVLLFGIPSEKDDEGTETWNDNGIMQQAIRFIKTNYPSLYVITDVCFCEYTSHGHCGIIHDNDVDNDATLVNIAKQVISHAKAGVDMVAPSGMMDGTIDMIRQSLDNSGYPNLPIMAYSVKYASAFYGPFRDAADSAPTFGDRRTYQMDPSNRDEGLREATFDDQEGADILMVKPALSYLDIIRDLKNNFDRPIACYNVSGEYAMVKAAAEKGWIDGEKVMMESLLSMKRAGADIIITYFAKEAARLLLKS; from the coding sequence ATGTTTAGAACAAGAAGATTAAGAAAAACAGAGGGTATTAGAAGGTTAGTTAAAGAAACCAAACTTTCTGTAGACGATTTTATTTATCCATTATTTATAGAAGAAGGTGAAAATATAGAAACAGAAATTGTTTCTATGCCAGGTATAAAACGTTATTCTTTAGATACTATTTCTAAAGAGTTAGATGAGGTAGTTTCTCTAAATATACCAGCAGTTTTACTATTTGGTATTCCTTCAGAAAAAGATGATGAAGGTACAGAGACATGGAATGATAATGGAATTATGCAACAAGCAATTCGTTTTATCAAAACCAATTATCCAAGTTTGTACGTAATTACAGATGTATGTTTTTGTGAGTATACTTCTCATGGTCATTGTGGAATTATTCATGACAATGATGTAGATAATGATGCAACTTTGGTAAATATTGCCAAGCAAGTTATATCACATGCAAAAGCTGGTGTAGATATGGTTGCACCTTCAGGTATGATGGATGGTACTATAGATATGATTCGTCAATCTTTAGATAATTCTGGGTATCCAAACTTGCCAATTATGGCCTATTCAGTAAAATATGCATCAGCATTTTATGGGCCATTTAGAGATGCTGCAGATTCTGCACCAACTTTTGGTGATAGAAGAACCTATCAAATGGATCCTTCAAATAGAGATGAAGGTTTAAGAGAAGCCACTTTCGATGATCAAGAAGGTGCTGATATTTTAATGGTAAAACCAGCTTTATCTTATTTGGATATTATTAGAGATTTAAAAAATAATTTTGATAGACCTATTGCATGTTATAATGTAAGTGGAGAATATGCAATGGTTAAAGCTGCTGCAGAAAAAGGCTGGATTGATGGAGAGAAAGTAATGATGGAAAGTTTGTTGTCTATGAAAAGAGCAGGTGCAGATATTATCATCACCTATTTTGCAAAAGAGGCAGCAAGATTATTATTAAAAAGTTAA
- a CDS encoding ATP-binding protein, with translation MENNYKEQLLALQKEHDELLAKNKHLSEQNKELKQFSHLASHDLQQPLNNIISYLSLLDSSKDKLDDIGKLSLKVISKSTAKMKSYISSLLDLSLIGNSKKSEKVVLKEVLTDVKDALYQQITTSNADLSFNLIDHQIEGIKNDFYLLFLNIIENAVKFHKEGSTPKIIVTSEIKDNNYLYTIADNGIGIAKDQFDTIFEIFKTLHPDEEFEGVGIGLAQAKKITKLYNGKIWLDSTPNKGTTFYISFPKG, from the coding sequence GTGGAGAACAATTATAAGGAGCAACTATTAGCGCTGCAAAAAGAACACGATGAATTACTTGCCAAAAACAAGCATTTATCTGAACAAAATAAGGAACTGAAACAGTTTTCTCATTTAGCTTCTCATGACCTGCAACAACCTTTAAATAACATTATCTCTTATTTAAGCTTGTTAGACAGCAGTAAAGACAAGTTAGATGATATTGGTAAATTGAGCCTAAAAGTAATTAGCAAGTCTACTGCCAAAATGAAAAGTTATATTTCTTCTTTGTTAGATTTGTCTTTAATTGGTAATTCTAAGAAATCTGAAAAGGTTGTTCTAAAAGAGGTTTTAACAGATGTAAAAGATGCCTTATACCAACAAATTACAACTTCAAATGCTGACTTATCCTTTAATTTAATAGATCATCAAATTGAAGGAATTAAAAATGATTTTTATTTGCTCTTTTTAAACATCATAGAAAACGCAGTAAAGTTTCATAAAGAAGGTAGCACACCTAAAATTATAGTTACATCAGAAATTAAAGACAACAATTACTTGTACACCATTGCTGATAATGGAATTGGAATTGCTAAGGACCAATTTGACACTATTTTTGAAATTTTTAAAACATTACATCCAGATGAAGAATTTGAAGGTGTAGGTATTGGTTTGGCGCAAGCAAAAAAAATAACCAAACTTTACAATGGTAAAATTTGGTTAGATTCTACACCCAATAAAGGCACTACATTTTATATAAGTTTTCCTAAAGGATAA
- a CDS encoding TrmH family RNA methyltransferase, translated as MKQLTHNDVENQQQKFPITIVCDAIRTPENIGMCFRISESFGVEKIYFHENSPSIENRKVINTARNTINQIEYQTYSEFDQLIQELKQKGNTIIGIEITDKSIDIQDFDFKKYEKIVLLLGSERNGIENINLVDETIAIPMYGRNSSMNVIHSLAITLYEITNQLKIKSNY; from the coding sequence GTGAAGCAGTTAACGCATAATGATGTAGAAAACCAACAGCAAAAGTTTCCAATAACTATTGTTTGTGATGCTATTAGAACTCCAGAAAATATAGGCATGTGTTTTCGAATTTCTGAAAGTTTTGGAGTAGAAAAAATCTATTTTCATGAGAACTCCCCTTCTATAGAAAACAGAAAAGTAATTAATACTGCCAGAAATACCATCAACCAAATTGAATACCAAACTTATTCTGAGTTTGACCAACTCATTCAAGAATTAAAACAAAAAGGAAACACCATTATAGGCATAGAAATTACTGATAAAAGTATCGATATTCAAGATTTTGATTTTAAAAAATATGAAAAAATCGTACTACTTTTGGGTAGTGAAAGAAATGGGATTGAGAATATAAATTTGGTAGATGAAACCATAGCTATACCTATGTATGGTAGAAATTCATCTATGAATGTAATTCACAGTTTAGCCATTACACTTTACGAAATAACAAATCAACTAAAAATAAAGAGCAATTATTAG
- a CDS encoding CopD family protein, translating into MDFLYIKALHIIFVVTWFAGLFYIVRLFIYHTEAETKLEPAKTILQTQYKLMSKRLWYIITWPSAILASIFAFWMLYTNPYYLSEPWMHVKLTFVLGLYFYHGFCQNIYNKLQKDIIKYSAFRLRIFNEVATLILFAVVFLVTIKSAINWIWGVVGIILFGVLLMLSIRIYKKIKEKKSWDKAEKEVLEQENTTSESGEQL; encoded by the coding sequence ATGGATTTTCTATACATAAAAGCATTACACATTATTTTTGTAGTAACTTGGTTTGCAGGTTTATTTTACATTGTACGTTTATTTATTTATCATACAGAAGCAGAAACCAAATTAGAACCTGCAAAAACAATTTTGCAAACTCAGTATAAATTAATGAGTAAAAGGCTTTGGTATATTATAACCTGGCCATCTGCCATTTTAGCAAGTATTTTTGCTTTTTGGATGTTGTATACAAATCCATATTACTTATCTGAACCTTGGATGCATGTGAAACTTACGTTTGTTTTAGGCTTGTATTTTTACCATGGTTTCTGCCAAAATATTTACAATAAACTTCAAAAAGATATTATAAAATATTCTGCGTTTAGATTACGTATTTTTAATGAAGTTGCCACTTTAATATTATTTGCGGTCGTTTTTCTGGTTACCATAAAAAGTGCTATTAATTGGATTTGGGGTGTAGTTGGAATTATATTATTTGGTGTACTTTTAATGTTAAGCATTCGTATTTACAAAAAGATTAAAGAAAAAAAGTCTTGGGATAAAGCAGAAAAAGAAGTCTTAGAACAAGAAAATACTACCTCAGAAAGTGGAGAACAATTATAA
- the hemH gene encoding ferrochelatase — MKGVLLVNLGSPASTSTKDVRNYLEEFLMDERVIDAPKWLRTILVKGIILNTRPKKSAKAYKKIWWEEGSPLIVLSERLLEKVQEKTELPVALAMRYGTPSIKMGLQELHDKGVTDVLIVPLYPQHAMATTDTILVLAEELRQEFFPQMKFNHIPAFYHKKDYIKVLGDSIKNHLEGKEWDKILFSYHGIPERHVRKSDITKSHCNPSDSKNFTCCKTESPAHEFCYKHQCYETTWQVVEYLGLEPHQYFVSFQSRLAGDPWLQPYTDKMLEKYPEEGVKKLAVVTPAFVSDCLETLEEIAMEGKEDFLEAGGEAFYAIPCINDNDDWVDVLVNWIEA; from the coding sequence ATGAAAGGAGTTTTATTAGTAAATTTAGGATCACCAGCAAGCACATCAACCAAAGATGTTAGAAACTATTTGGAAGAGTTTTTGATGGATGAGAGAGTAATAGATGCCCCAAAATGGTTAAGAACCATATTGGTAAAGGGTATTATTTTAAATACAAGACCAAAAAAATCTGCAAAAGCATATAAAAAAATATGGTGGGAGGAAGGTTCTCCATTAATTGTTTTATCGGAAAGACTATTAGAAAAAGTTCAGGAAAAAACCGAACTGCCTGTAGCTTTAGCAATGCGTTATGGAACACCATCAATAAAAATGGGGCTTCAAGAATTACATGATAAAGGTGTTACAGATGTTTTAATTGTTCCTTTATATCCACAACATGCTATGGCTACTACTGATACAATTTTAGTATTAGCAGAGGAATTAAGACAGGAATTTTTCCCTCAAATGAAATTTAATCACATACCTGCTTTTTACCATAAAAAAGACTACATCAAAGTATTGGGAGACAGTATTAAAAACCATTTAGAAGGCAAAGAATGGGATAAAATTTTGTTTTCTTATCATGGAATTCCTGAAAGGCATGTGCGTAAATCAGATATTACAAAAAGCCATTGCAACCCTTCAGATAGCAAAAATTTTACATGTTGTAAAACAGAATCTCCAGCTCACGAATTTTGTTATAAACATCAATGTTATGAAACCACATGGCAAGTTGTTGAATACTTGGGTTTAGAACCACATCAATATTTTGTTTCATTTCAATCAAGATTAGCAGGAGATCCATGGTTACAGCCTTACACAGACAAAATGTTAGAAAAATACCCAGAAGAAGGTGTTAAAAAACTAGCAGTTGTAACTCCGGCTTTTGTATCAGACTGTTTAGAAACTCTTGAAGAAATTGCGATGGAAGGTAAAGAAGACTTTTTAGAAGCAGGTGGAGAAGCTTTTTATGCAATACCTTGTATTAATGATAATGATGATTGGGTTGATGTTTTAGTAAATTGGATTGAAGCTTAA
- a CDS encoding response regulator — translation MIESKINKYNIMLIDDDFSTSRFHQIVFERLPTTKNIIFSRNGKDALDYLLGEGQYKNKTDNFIEPDLILVDLNMPVMNGFRFIELYTATKNFKENRPKIVVLSTSLIDEEKEKIESNDDIDMFLNKPLTKEMVANLMTNIW, via the coding sequence ATGATTGAATCGAAAATAAATAAGTATAATATAATGCTGATAGATGATGATTTTTCTACGAGTAGATTTCATCAGATTGTATTTGAAAGATTACCAACTACAAAAAATATTATATTTTCTAGAAATGGCAAAGATGCTTTAGATTATTTGTTAGGTGAAGGCCAATACAAAAATAAAACTGATAACTTTATTGAACCAGATTTAATTTTGGTTGATTTAAATATGCCAGTTATGAACGGTTTTCGTTTTATAGAGTTGTATACGGCCACTAAAAATTTTAAGGAAAACAGACCTAAAATTGTAGTTTTATCAACCTCTTTAATAGATGAAGAAAAAGAAAAAATAGAATCTAATGACGATATTGATATGTTTTTAAACAAACCATTAACGAAAGAAATGGTTGCCAATTTAATGACCAATATCTGGTAG
- the hemC gene encoding hydroxymethylbilane synthase, producing the protein MQKTIRIGTRESQLALWQANKVRKQLEELGYETEIVPIKSTGDIILDKPLYELGITGIFTKNLDIALLNEDIDIAVHSLKDVPTALPEGIMQGAVLKRANYSDLLVLKDTEEFFGQPGGIIATGSLRRKAMWLNRYPTHKVEDLRGNVNTRLSKLENSETWNGAIFAAAGLERLGLREKGAIPLTWMIPAPAQGAIMLACLEKDQFVIDACEQLNHYETKVCVGIEREFLRLLEGGCTAPIGALAYVDEKTQEINFKGILLKRDGSKKITVTKTAKLGSHRYLAKDCADYVINRGGKELIAEDEEVGERIASVYSTKKLSELQKEVLSSAIGIEDSDFIKIRFNRISPKVMKNEIENVVITSQNGVEALLNSFTKDEMKFKNIYCVGRRTKKLIENRIGKVTKAAKNAKVLAEYLSNELENKKVTYFCSDVRLDILPAYLQSHYIVVNEVEAYKTMLSPEKLDDSITGVLFYSPSGIESYLTKNSADKIAFCIGETTAKEARKHFENVQVANLPSVDSVLELVNSHFTSN; encoded by the coding sequence ATGCAAAAAACGATTAGAATAGGAACTCGCGAAAGTCAATTGGCTCTTTGGCAAGCAAACAAAGTACGCAAACAATTAGAAGAATTAGGTTATGAAACCGAAATTGTTCCTATAAAATCTACAGGAGATATTATTTTAGATAAGCCTTTGTATGAGTTAGGTATTACCGGAATTTTCACTAAAAATTTAGACATTGCCTTATTAAATGAAGATATAGATATTGCTGTTCATTCATTAAAAGATGTACCAACTGCATTGCCAGAAGGAATTATGCAAGGTGCAGTTTTAAAGAGAGCTAATTATTCAGATTTGTTAGTTTTAAAAGATACAGAAGAATTTTTCGGTCAACCAGGAGGAATTATTGCTACTGGTAGTTTACGAAGAAAAGCAATGTGGTTAAATAGGTATCCAACTCATAAAGTAGAAGATTTAAGAGGAAATGTAAATACTCGCTTAAGCAAGTTAGAAAATAGCGAAACTTGGAATGGAGCTATTTTTGCTGCTGCTGGTTTAGAAAGATTAGGGTTAAGAGAAAAAGGAGCAATACCTTTAACATGGATGATTCCTGCACCTGCACAAGGTGCAATTATGTTAGCTTGTTTAGAAAAAGATCAATTTGTAATTGATGCCTGTGAACAATTAAACCATTATGAAACCAAAGTTTGTGTGGGTATAGAACGTGAATTTCTTAGGTTGTTAGAGGGTGGTTGTACAGCTCCAATTGGTGCTTTAGCTTATGTTGATGAGAAAACTCAAGAAATCAATTTTAAAGGAATTTTATTAAAAAGAGATGGTTCTAAGAAAATTACAGTAACAAAAACTGCTAAATTAGGTAGCCATAGGTATTTGGCCAAAGATTGCGCAGATTATGTAATTAATAGAGGTGGTAAAGAGTTAATTGCAGAAGATGAAGAAGTAGGTGAAAGAATAGCTTCTGTTTACTCAACCAAAAAATTATCAGAATTGCAAAAAGAAGTTTTGTCTTCTGCAATAGGTATAGAAGATAGCGATTTTATAAAAATTCGATTTAATAGAATTTCTCCTAAGGTGATGAAAAACGAAATCGAAAACGTTGTTATTACAAGTCAGAATGGAGTAGAAGCACTTTTAAATTCATTTACCAAAGATGAAATGAAGTTTAAAAACATCTATTGCGTTGGTAGACGAACTAAAAAATTAATAGAAAACAGAATTGGTAAGGTTACTAAAGCTGCTAAAAATGCAAAAGTACTTGCAGAATATTTATCTAATGAGTTAGAAAATAAGAAAGTAACTTATTTCTGTAGTGATGTTCGTTTAGATATTTTGCCTGCGTATTTACAATCTCATTATATTGTTGTAAACGAGGTTGAAGCTTACAAAACAATGTTAAGTCCAGAAAAATTAGATGATTCAATTACTGGAGTATTATTTTATAGTCCTTCAGGTATAGAGAGTTACTTAACAAAAAATAGTGCAGATAAGATTGCATTTTGTATTGGTGAAACCACTGCAAAAGAAGCAAGAAAACATTTCGAAAATGTTCAAGTAGCTAATTTACCTAGCGTAGATTCGGTTTTAGAATTGGTGAACAGTCATTTTACATCAAACTAA
- a CDS encoding helix-turn-helix transcriptional regulator, whose translation MFKNVGESTLDEINLEKGFYVLHFQNESKEVESFEREIDSTFIQIHFCLRGKSKFLFNNSSYSFDVLDNRSILLYNPQRTLPINLEIQPKTTLISLLISIEKFHSLFSKESGYIPFLSDENSNKKYYDDAEIKPTVAIVLQQIINSNINSSIRDLYVKGKVYELLSLHFQKDETAEGEYCPFLVDEQNVLKIRQAKEIIISRMAEPPSLQELANEIGLNIKKLKEGFKQIYGDTVYSFLFDYKMEHSRRLLETNQYNVNEVGTQVGYSTASHFIAAFKKKFGTTPKKYVMSLNQ comes from the coding sequence ATGTTTAAAAATGTCGGAGAAAGTACTTTAGACGAAATTAACCTAGAAAAAGGTTTTTATGTTCTTCATTTTCAGAACGAAAGCAAAGAAGTAGAGAGCTTTGAACGCGAAATAGATAGCACTTTTATTCAAATTCATTTTTGTTTACGAGGTAAATCTAAATTTTTGTTCAATAATAGTTCTTATTCGTTTGATGTTTTAGACAACAGATCAATACTACTCTACAATCCTCAAAGAACGTTACCAATTAACTTAGAGATACAGCCAAAAACAACACTTATTTCTTTATTAATATCTATAGAAAAATTTCACTCCTTGTTTTCCAAGGAATCTGGTTACATTCCTTTTTTGAGTGATGAAAATAGCAACAAAAAATATTATGATGATGCAGAAATAAAACCAACTGTTGCTATAGTATTGCAGCAAATCATCAACTCTAACATCAATAGCTCTATAAGAGACTTGTATGTAAAAGGTAAAGTTTACGAATTACTAAGTTTACATTTTCAAAAAGATGAAACTGCAGAAGGTGAATATTGTCCTTTTTTAGTAGACGAACAGAATGTTTTAAAAATTAGACAAGCCAAAGAGATTATTATTTCTAGAATGGCAGAACCACCTAGTTTGCAAGAATTAGCTAATGAAATAGGCTTAAATATTAAAAAACTAAAAGAAGGGTTTAAACAAATTTATGGTGATACCGTTTACAGTTTTCTATTCGATTATAAAATGGAGCATTCTAGGCGACTTTTAGAAACTAACCAATACAATGTTAATGAAGTGGGCACACAGGTTGGTTACAGCACTGCTAGCCATTTTATAGCTGCTTTTAAAAAGAAGTTTGGCACTACACCAAAGAAATATGTAATGAGTTTAAATCAATAG